A genomic segment from Nicotiana sylvestris chromosome 1, ASM39365v2, whole genome shotgun sequence encodes:
- the LOC104237079 gene encoding uncharacterized protein: MASATARASFTFTPNSLTQPSSPKPKPHLTFPPFHLKSHSVSSFYRNPIKIQSLSSLSKSIDVSKEDKPISEQPTSETPNSEPEQQQEEEKFDKRRLEEKFAVLNTGIYECRSCGFKYNEAAGDPSYPIPPGLPFDQLPADWRCPTCGAAKSFFDNKSVEIAGFAQNQQYGLGGNTLTSGQKALLIYGGLLLGFVFFLSGYFLQ, from the coding sequence ATGGCTTCAGCAACTGCAAGAGCTTCCTTCACATTCACACCTAATTCACTCACACAACCATCGTCTCCAAAACCCAAACCCCACCTCACATTCCCACCTTTTCACCTCAAATCCCACTCAGTTTCCTCCTTTTACAGAAACCCAATTAAAATCCAATCACTCAGCTCACTTTCAAAGTCCATTGATGTCTCCAAAGAAGACAAACCCATCTCAGAACAACCCACTTCCGAGACACCCAATTCAGAACCCGAGCAGCAGCAGGAGGAGGAGAAATTTGACAAGCGAAGACTTGAGGAGAAGTTTGCTGTTTTGAATACTGGGATTTATGAGTGTAGGTCATGTGGGTTCAAGTATAATGAAGCTGCTGGAGACCCTTCTTATCCCATTCCTCCTGGTTTGCCGTTTGATCAGCTGCCGGCGGACTGGAGATGTCCGACTTGCGGTGCTGCGAAGAGTTTCTTTGATAACAAGAGTGTGGAGATTGCTGGGTTTGCTCAGAATCAGCAGTATGGGTTAGGTGGTAATACTCTTACCTCTGGCCAAAAGGCATTGCTTATATATGGTGGACTGCTTTTGGGCTTTGTGTTCTTCTTGTCTGGTTATTTTCTTCAATAA